A single genomic interval of Roseomonas aeriglobus harbors:
- a CDS encoding S9 family peptidase → MRRAFLVALLAATSPAIAQDAMPKLTYPQTERGTTVDEQFGIKVADPYRWLEADVRNDEKVRAWVTAQNGVTDAYLATLPGRQIFKDRMKALYNYERFGLPSKKGSRYFYSRNTGLQNQSVLYVRDGLNGTPRVLIDPNAWAKDGATALGGYTASHDGTKLLYSIQDGGTDWRTLKVMDVATGKDTGDQLEWIRGLGDWMKDGSGFFYTRYPEPAAGQKYQAVPLNSKVYFHKLGTPQSADRLVYETPDMPKRGHYAGVSDDGRYLIIYTSEGTDNRNEVSVVDLQSADWTPRKLVDGLNNEWSAFGNVGTKFYFKTNKDAPRGRVVTLDIAQANPQPVEVIAQDAAVLDGVSIVGGMMLADYMADVKTDVRRYAMDGKPAGKVALPGIGSAGGFGGDPEDPETFFAFTSFATPSTIYRYDVKTNQATVWAAPKVAFDPSAFEVKQVFYPSKDGTKIPMFIIHKKGLKGPAPTILYGYGGFNVSLLPSFSATRIAWMEQGGVIAQPNLRGGGEYGKAWHDAGRLQNKQNVFDDMIAAAEYLDKQGISSPQKTVIQGGSNGGLLVGAVINQRPDLFAAALPAVGVMDMTRFDRWTSGRYWVDDYGYPSKEADFKTLYKYSPYHNVRSGVTYPAILATTADTDDRVVPGHTFKYAAAIQNADIGPKPHLVRIETRAGHGSGKPTDKIIEEAADLWAFSAKWTGMEVKPVR, encoded by the coding sequence ATGCGTCGCGCGTTCCTCGTCGCCCTGCTAGCCGCTACCTCTCCCGCCATCGCCCAGGATGCCATGCCGAAGCTGACCTATCCGCAGACCGAACGCGGCACGACCGTCGATGAACAATTCGGCATCAAGGTGGCCGACCCCTATCGCTGGCTCGAGGCCGACGTGCGGAACGACGAGAAGGTCCGCGCCTGGGTGACCGCACAGAACGGCGTGACGGACGCCTATCTGGCCACGCTGCCGGGCCGCCAGATCTTCAAGGACCGGATGAAGGCGCTCTACAATTACGAGCGTTTCGGCCTGCCGTCGAAGAAGGGCAGTCGCTATTTCTATTCGCGCAACACGGGGTTGCAGAACCAGTCGGTCCTCTATGTCCGCGACGGTCTGAACGGGACCCCGCGCGTCCTGATCGATCCCAATGCCTGGGCCAAGGACGGCGCGACCGCGCTCGGCGGCTATACCGCCTCGCACGACGGCACCAAGCTGCTCTATTCGATCCAGGACGGTGGCACCGACTGGCGCACGCTGAAGGTTATGGACGTCGCAACCGGCAAGGACACCGGCGATCAGCTGGAATGGATCCGCGGCCTGGGCGACTGGATGAAGGACGGATCGGGCTTCTTCTACACCCGCTATCCCGAGCCTGCCGCGGGCCAGAAATATCAGGCGGTGCCGCTCAACTCGAAGGTCTATTTCCACAAGCTCGGCACGCCGCAGTCGGCCGACCGCCTGGTCTACGAAACCCCGGACATGCCCAAGCGCGGCCATTATGCGGGCGTCAGTGACGACGGCCGCTACCTCATCATCTACACCAGCGAAGGCACCGACAATCGCAACGAAGTGTCGGTCGTCGACCTCCAGTCCGCGGACTGGACGCCGCGCAAGCTTGTCGACGGACTGAACAACGAATGGTCGGCGTTCGGCAACGTCGGCACGAAATTCTACTTCAAGACCAACAAGGATGCCCCGCGCGGCCGCGTGGTGACGCTGGACATCGCGCAGGCCAATCCGCAGCCGGTCGAAGTGATCGCACAGGACGCGGCGGTGCTCGACGGCGTCAGCATCGTCGGCGGCATGATGCTGGCCGACTATATGGCCGACGTGAAGACCGACGTGCGCCGCTATGCGATGGACGGCAAGCCCGCGGGCAAGGTCGCCCTGCCGGGGATCGGTTCGGCCGGCGGCTTCGGCGGCGATCCGGAGGATCCGGAGACCTTCTTCGCCTTCACCAGCTTCGCGACGCCGTCGACCATCTACCGCTATGATGTGAAGACCAACCAGGCGACCGTCTGGGCGGCGCCGAAGGTCGCGTTCGATCCCAGCGCCTTCGAAGTGAAACAGGTCTTCTACCCGTCGAAGGACGGCACGAAGATTCCGATGTTCATCATCCACAAGAAGGGGTTGAAGGGCCCGGCGCCGACGATCCTGTACGGCTATGGCGGGTTCAACGTGTCGCTGCTGCCCAGCTTCTCGGCGACCCGCATCGCGTGGATGGAGCAGGGCGGGGTGATCGCCCAGCCGAACCTGCGCGGCGGTGGCGAATACGGCAAGGCGTGGCACGACGCCGGCCGCCTGCAGAACAAGCAGAACGTGTTCGACGACATGATCGCCGCGGCCGAATATCTCGACAAGCAAGGCATCTCGTCCCCGCAGAAAACGGTCATTCAGGGCGGATCGAACGGCGGCCTGCTGGTGGGCGCGGTCATCAACCAGCGCCCGGACCTGTTCGCCGCCGCGCTGCCGGCGGTGGGCGTGATGGACATGACCCGCTTCGACCGTTGGACCTCGGGCCGCTACTGGGTCGACGATTACGGCTATCCGTCGAAGGAGGCCGATTTCAAGACGCTGTACAAATATTCGCCCTACCATAACGTCCGTTCGGGCGTGACCTATCCGGCGATCCTGGCGACGACCGCCGATACCGACGACCGCGTGGTCCCCGGCCACACGTTCAAATACGCCGCGGCGATCCAGAATGCCGATATCGGCCCCAAGCCGCACCTCGTCCGCATCGAAACCCGCGCCGGCCACGGATCGGGCAAGCCGACCGACAAGATCATCGAGGAAGCCGCCGACCTGTGGGCCTTCTCGGCGAAGTGGACCGGCATGGAAGTGAAACCGGTGCGGTGA
- a CDS encoding 50S ribosomal protein L15, whose amino-acid sequence MKLNDLRDNAGARHRRMRVGRGIGSGKGKTGGRGVKGQKSREGVSINGFEGGQMPLHMRIPKRGFNNIFAKDYAEVNIGAIQKAIDAGKLDASASLDQAALNAAGLTRGGKDGVRVLGKGELTAKLTLTVAGASKSAIEAIEKAGGSVTIPEIVPAADKAKAKHRTGRAAPKA is encoded by the coding sequence ATGAAACTGAACGATCTCCGCGATAACGCCGGCGCCCGTCACCGCAGGATGCGGGTCGGCCGTGGTATCGGCTCGGGCAAGGGCAAGACCGGCGGCCGCGGCGTCAAGGGTCAGAAGAGCCGTGAAGGCGTCTCGATCAACGGGTTCGAGGGCGGTCAGATGCCGCTCCACATGCGGATCCCGAAGCGCGGCTTCAACAACATCTTCGCCAAGGATTATGCCGAAGTGAACATCGGCGCGATCCAGAAGGCGATCGACGCGGGCAAGCTCGACGCGTCGGCCTCGCTCGACCAGGCGGCGCTGAACGCAGCCGGCCTGACGCGCGGTGGCAAGGATGGCGTCCGTGTGCTCGGCAAGGGCGAACTGACCGCCAAGCTGACCCTGACGGTTGCCGGTGCGTCGAAGTCGGCGATCGAAGCGATCGAAAAGGCCGGTGGTTCGGTCACGATCCCGGAGATCGTGCCGGCCGCCGACAAGGCGAAGGCCAAGCACCGCACCGGCCGCGCCGCGCCGAAGGCGTAA
- the rpsM gene encoding 30S ribosomal protein S13, producing the protein MARIAGVNIPTNKRVIIALQYIHGIGPAKAKELTTKLEIAPERRVQDLTDQEVLQIREAIDAGYTVEGDLRRQTAMNIKRLMDLACYRGLRHRKGLPVRGQRTHTNARTRKGKAKPIAGKKK; encoded by the coding sequence ATGGCACGTATTGCGGGCGTTAACATCCCGACCAACAAGCGCGTTATCATCGCGCTGCAGTATATCCACGGCATCGGCCCGGCAAAGGCCAAGGAACTGACGACGAAGCTGGAGATCGCTCCGGAGCGTCGCGTTCAGGACCTGACCGACCAGGAAGTCCTGCAGATCCGCGAAGCGATCGACGCCGGCTACACCGTGGAAGGCGATCTGCGTCGCCAGACCGCGATGAACATCAAGCGCCTGATGGACCTGGCCTGCTACCGCGGCCTGCGTCATCGCAAGGGCCTGCCGGTCCGCGGCCAGCGTACGCACACCAACGCGCGCACCCGCAAGGGCAAGGCGAAGCCGATCGCAGGCAAGAAGAAGTAA
- a CDS encoding adenylate kinase: MNIILLGPPGAGKGTQASRLEADRGMVQLSTGDMLRAAVKAGTPVGLKAKAVMEAGELVSDAIVSALIGERLDMADTANGAIFDGYPRTAAQAEALDLLLSERGRKLDAVIELAVNEDALVERITGRYTCAKCGAGYHDSFKQPKVEGVCDVCGSEEFKRRPDDNAETVRTRMAEYRAKTAPILPIYDARGIVHRVDGMADIAQVTAEIEAILDRLG; the protein is encoded by the coding sequence GTGAACATCATCCTTCTGGGGCCTCCGGGCGCAGGCAAAGGCACGCAGGCGAGCCGGCTCGAGGCCGATCGCGGCATGGTCCAGCTGTCGACCGGCGACATGCTGCGCGCAGCGGTGAAGGCGGGGACGCCGGTCGGCCTGAAGGCGAAGGCCGTGATGGAAGCGGGTGAGCTCGTCTCCGACGCGATCGTCTCGGCGCTGATCGGGGAGCGGCTCGACATGGCCGACACCGCGAACGGCGCGATCTTCGACGGCTATCCCCGCACCGCCGCGCAGGCCGAGGCGCTCGATCTCCTGCTCAGCGAGCGCGGCCGCAAGCTGGACGCCGTGATCGAACTGGCCGTGAACGAGGATGCGTTGGTCGAGCGTATCACGGGCCGCTACACCTGCGCCAAGTGCGGCGCGGGGTACCACGACAGCTTCAAGCAGCCGAAGGTCGAGGGCGTCTGCGACGTCTGCGGTTCGGAAGAGTTCAAGCGCCGTCCGGACGACAATGCGGAGACGGTACGCACGCGCATGGCCGAATATCGCGCCAAGACCGCGCCGATCCTGCCGATCTACGACGCACGCGGCATCGTCCACCGTGTCGACGGCATGGCCGACATCGCGCAGGTGACGGCGGAAATCGAAGCGATCCTCGACCGGTTGGGGTGA
- a CDS encoding HAMP domain-containing histidine kinase, translating to MRLSTTARIGLMTVALALVAGWVPVAFLWNSTHDDAIGVLRRDTLERSRILTAAVRRDGRRALDDAAAQARSVQDSSLIVALVDDDGDRLAGIGPERLAEPPVPGFRIAHVGTTEPWNTREAGVDLARVPGGWLVTGRMLDDWQASQRGIERALLLSALVALVMGVAGAAVLMRYVSRRIDAVATTADAVAAGDLARRVALPPDGHDAFDRLGSRVNAMLDRIERLMEELRIVTDSLAHDLRSPVARLRAKAEAALVATDEAQRETALGGLIGEADMLGRMLGVLLEISRFEASTRRTGFTPAEPGAIAAALAELYEPVLEDAGIAFAADIALVAPIDLHRELLSQAIANLIDNAVRHAPDGGSITLSVTEQTEGVRIAVADRGPGIAPEDREAALRRFGRLDPARSKPGAGLGLTLVAAVARLHGGRLELGDNAPGLVATLILPRG from the coding sequence ATGCGCCTGTCGACCACCGCCCGCATCGGGCTGATGACGGTCGCGCTCGCGCTGGTCGCGGGGTGGGTGCCGGTCGCCTTTCTGTGGAATTCGACGCATGACGACGCGATCGGCGTGCTGCGGCGCGATACGCTGGAGCGCAGCCGGATCCTGACCGCGGCCGTGCGCCGCGACGGGCGTCGTGCGCTCGACGATGCGGCGGCGCAGGCGCGCAGTGTGCAGGACAGTTCGTTGATCGTCGCGCTGGTCGACGATGACGGCGACCGTCTGGCCGGGATCGGTCCGGAACGGCTTGCGGAGCCGCCGGTGCCCGGGTTCCGCATCGCTCATGTCGGCACGACCGAACCCTGGAACACGCGCGAGGCCGGGGTCGACCTGGCGCGCGTGCCCGGCGGGTGGCTGGTCACCGGCCGGATGCTCGATGACTGGCAAGCCTCCCAACGCGGGATCGAGCGGGCTTTGCTCTTGTCGGCCCTGGTTGCGCTGGTCATGGGCGTTGCCGGCGCCGCTGTCCTGATGCGCTATGTCAGTCGCCGCATCGACGCCGTCGCGACCACTGCCGATGCCGTCGCCGCGGGCGACCTCGCCCGCCGGGTCGCGCTCCCGCCCGATGGGCACGACGCCTTCGATCGCCTGGGATCGCGGGTCAATGCGATGCTCGACCGGATCGAGCGTCTGATGGAGGAGTTGCGCATCGTCACCGACAGTCTGGCGCACGACCTGCGCTCCCCGGTCGCGCGGCTGCGGGCGAAGGCGGAGGCGGCGCTGGTCGCGACCGACGAAGCCCAGCGCGAGACGGCGCTGGGCGGGCTGATCGGGGAGGCCGACATGCTCGGTCGCATGCTGGGCGTGTTGCTGGAGATCAGCCGGTTCGAGGCGAGCACCCGCCGCACCGGCTTCACGCCGGCCGAACCCGGCGCGATCGCCGCGGCGCTCGCCGAACTCTACGAACCCGTGCTGGAGGACGCCGGCATCGCCTTCGCGGCCGACATCGCCCTCGTCGCGCCGATCGATCTGCACCGCGAACTCCTGTCTCAAGCGATCGCGAACCTGATCGACAACGCTGTCCGACACGCGCCTGACGGTGGCAGCATAACCTTGTCGGTTACGGAGCAGACGGAGGGCGTCCGCATCGCCGTCGCCGACCGCGGCCCCGGCATCGCGCCCGAGGACCGCGAGGCAGCGTTGCGCCGTTTCGGTCGACTCGATCCGGCGCGCAGCAAACCGGGCGCAGGGCTGGGGCTGACGCTGGTCGCGGCGGTCGCCCGGTTGCACGGCGGGCGGCTCGAATTGGGGGACAATGCGCCGGGGCTGGTGGCAACGCTGATATTGCCGCGGGGGTAG
- the rpsK gene encoding 30S ribosomal protein S11: MAQAPQRLRRRERKNITAGVAHVNASFNNTMITITDAQGNAISWSSAGMMGFKGSRKSTPYAAQVAAEDAGKKAAEHGVRTLEVEVKGPGSGRESALRALQAVGFQITSIRDVTSIPHNGVRPSKRRRV; encoded by the coding sequence ATGGCACAAGCACCGCAGCGCCTTCGCCGTCGCGAGCGCAAGAACATCACCGCCGGCGTCGCGCACGTGAACGCCAGCTTCAACAACACCATGATCACCATCACCGATGCCCAGGGCAACGCCATTTCGTGGTCGTCGGCCGGCATGATGGGCTTCAAGGGCTCGCGCAAGTCGACCCCGTATGCGGCGCAGGTCGCAGCGGAAGACGCTGGCAAGAAGGCCGCCGAACACGGCGTCCGCACCCTGGAAGTCGAAGTGAAGGGTCCGGGTTCGGGCCGCGAATCGGCGCTGCGCGCGCTGCAGGCGGTCGGTTTCCAGATCACCTCGATCCGCGACGTGACCTCGATCCCGCACAATGGCGTGCGTCCGTCGAAGCGCCGCCGCGTCTGA
- the rpsE gene encoding 30S ribosomal protein S5 → MADENNTPETGAPVEANAAPQQDGGFGGQGGRGPRGGQGGRGRGPGGPGGNRGGRDGGRGRDGRGRGGPGQDDGGEELIEKLVHINRVSKTVKGGKRFGFAALVVVGDGKGRVGFGHGKAREVPEAISKATAAAKKAMVRVPLKDGRTLHHDGNGHFGAGRVTIRTAPAGTGIIAGGPMRAIFESLGVHDVVTKSVGTSNPYNMIRATFEALTEQTSPKSVAQRRGKKIADLLGRGGSQTAEADAAAIAE, encoded by the coding sequence ATGGCCGACGAGAACAACACGCCGGAAACCGGCGCGCCTGTCGAGGCCAATGCGGCTCCGCAGCAGGATGGCGGCTTCGGCGGCCAGGGTGGTCGCGGTCCCCGCGGCGGCCAGGGTGGTCGCGGTCGTGGTCCGGGTGGCCCGGGCGGCAATCGTGGCGGTCGCGACGGTGGTCGCGGTCGTGACGGTCGCGGTCGCGGCGGTCCCGGCCAGGACGACGGCGGCGAAGAGCTGATTGAGAAGCTGGTCCACATCAACCGCGTCTCGAAGACGGTGAAGGGCGGTAAGCGCTTCGGCTTCGCAGCACTGGTCGTCGTTGGCGACGGCAAGGGCCGCGTGGGCTTCGGTCACGGCAAGGCGCGCGAAGTGCCGGAAGCCATCTCCAAGGCGACTGCCGCCGCGAAGAAGGCCATGGTCCGCGTGCCCCTGAAGGACGGCCGCACGCTGCATCACGACGGCAACGGCCACTTCGGTGCCGGTCGCGTGACCATCCGTACGGCCCCGGCCGGTACCGGGATCATCGCCGGCGGCCCGATGCGCGCGATCTTCGAATCGCTCGGCGTCCATGACGTCGTGACGAAGTCGGTCGGCACGTCGAACCCGTACAACATGATCCGTGCGACCTTCGAGGCGCTGACCGAGCAGACGTCGCCGAAGTCGGTCGCCCAGCGTCGTGGCAAGAAGATCGCCGACCTGCTCGGCCGCGGTGGGTCTCAGACCGCCGAGGCGGATGCAGCTGCGATCGCGGAGTAA
- the rplQ gene encoding 50S ribosomal protein L17: MRHRVGGRKLQRTSAHRIALFRNMSAALIKHEQITTTLAKAKELRPYVEKLITLAKKGGLSNRRLAHARLLDDAQLTKLFDVLASRYADRNGGYTRIIKAGIRASDASPMAIIEFVDRDVSAKGQDSGPVMSEEFEEA; this comes from the coding sequence ATGCGTCATCGCGTCGGCGGCCGTAAGCTGCAGCGTACCTCGGCCCATCGTATTGCGCTGTTCCGCAACATGTCGGCCGCGCTCATCAAGCATGAGCAGATCACCACGACCCTCGCCAAGGCGAAGGAACTGCGTCCCTACGTCGAAAAGCTGATCACGTTGGCGAAGAAGGGTGGTCTTTCGAACCGCCGTCTGGCCCATGCCCGTCTGCTCGACGATGCGCAGCTGACCAAGCTGTTCGACGTCCTCGCGTCGCGCTACGCCGACCGCAACGGTGGCTACACCCGCATCATCAAGGCCGGCATCCGCGCGTCGGATGCGTCGCCGATGGCGATCATCGAATTCGTCGACCGCGACGTCTCGGCCAAGGGCCAGGATTCGGGTCCGGTAATGAGCGAAGAGTTCGAAGAGGCGTGA
- a CDS encoding SRPBCC family protein, which translates to MKHLLTAIALAAATPATAGVTSATPTSFVIETSVTIDAPPAKAWDTLRNPPAWWNPEHTYSGKSANLYLDAQATGCFCERLDDKGSIEHTHIVYVQPRRMIRMIGGLGPLQAEAVTGTLTFKLDAEGAGATKLSMIYVVGGFMRQGGEALAPVVDRVLGDQLARLKVAAEGASTAAPGT; encoded by the coding sequence ATGAAACACCTGCTCACCGCCATCGCGCTCGCCGCCGCGACGCCCGCGACGGCCGGCGTTACCAGCGCCACGCCGACCAGCTTCGTGATCGAGACGAGCGTCACCATCGATGCGCCACCGGCGAAGGCCTGGGACACGCTGCGCAATCCACCCGCCTGGTGGAACCCCGAACACACCTATTCGGGCAAGTCTGCGAATCTTTACCTGGACGCGCAGGCGACCGGCTGTTTCTGCGAGCGCCTGGACGACAAGGGCAGCATCGAACACACCCATATCGTCTATGTCCAGCCGCGGCGGATGATCCGCATGATCGGTGGGCTCGGTCCGTTGCAGGCCGAAGCGGTGACCGGCACGCTGACCTTCAAGCTTGATGCCGAGGGGGCAGGAGCGACGAAGCTGTCGATGATCTATGTCGTCGGCGGATTCATGCGGCAGGGTGGCGAGGCGCTGGCGCCGGTGGTCGACCGTGTGCTGGGCGATCAGCTGGCGCGACTCAAGGTTGCAGCCGAAGGCGCCTCGACGGCAGCACCCGGAACATGA
- the rpmD gene encoding 50S ribosomal protein L30: MATIKVKQIGSPIRRTKDQRATLIGLGLNKMHKVSELEDSPEVRGMIRKLPHMVEIVEG, translated from the coding sequence ATGGCTACCATCAAAGTCAAGCAGATCGGTTCGCCGATCCGCCGCACCAAGGATCAGCGCGCGACGCTGATCGGCCTGGGCCTCAACAAGATGCACAAGGTCAGCGAGCTCGAGGACAGCCCGGAAGTCCGTGGCATGATCCGCAAGCTGCCGCACATGGTGGAGATCGTGGAGGGCTAA
- the secY gene encoding preprotein translocase subunit SecY has product MASAADNLATGLNLSKFGKATDLKKRLWFTIGALIVFRLLSYVPLPGVDATGLAALADRSRGGVLDFFNTFSGGALERASLIALGVMPYITASIVVQLATSLSPQLAAIKKEGESGRKKLNQYTRYGTVLLTAIQGYFIATGFEAGGAVVEPGFVFRVTAIVSLIGGTMFLMWLGEQITSRGVGNGISLIIMAGIVAHLPRTLIQLFEGGRSGSLNPLSVAAIIVAVIALVLFICFMERAQRRILIQYPKRQTARGVQAERSHLPLKLNTAGVIPPIFASSLLLLPLTITQFAGQRVAGESTFGDFVITLNQYLTHGSPVYMALYGAGIIFFSFFYTAVVFNPEETADNLKRYGGFIPGIRPGKNTETYFDYVLTRITVIGAAYLTVICLLPEYLVSALSIPFYLGGTSLLIVVNVTMDTVTQIQSHLLAHQYGDLIKKAKLKGGRLR; this is encoded by the coding sequence ATGGCATCCGCAGCCGACAATCTGGCAACCGGCCTCAACCTGTCCAAGTTCGGCAAGGCGACCGACCTCAAGAAGCGCCTGTGGTTTACCATCGGCGCGCTGATCGTGTTCCGCCTGCTGAGCTACGTGCCACTGCCGGGCGTCGATGCGACGGGCCTCGCCGCCCTCGCCGATCGCTCGCGCGGTGGCGTGCTCGACTTCTTCAACACCTTTTCGGGTGGTGCGCTGGAACGCGCGTCGCTGATCGCGCTGGGCGTCATGCCCTACATCACGGCCTCGATCGTCGTGCAGCTGGCGACGTCGCTCAGCCCGCAGCTGGCCGCGATCAAGAAGGAAGGCGAATCGGGCCGCAAGAAGCTGAACCAGTACACCCGCTACGGCACGGTGCTGCTGACCGCGATCCAGGGCTATTTCATCGCGACCGGTTTCGAAGCCGGCGGCGCGGTGGTCGAGCCCGGGTTCGTGTTCCGCGTCACCGCGATCGTGTCGCTGATCGGCGGCACGATGTTCCTGATGTGGCTGGGCGAGCAGATCACCAGCCGCGGCGTCGGCAACGGTATTTCGCTCATCATCATGGCGGGCATCGTCGCCCACCTGCCGCGCACGCTGATCCAGCTGTTCGAGGGCGGCCGGTCGGGGTCGCTCAACCCGCTGTCGGTCGCCGCGATCATCGTCGCGGTCATCGCGCTCGTTCTGTTCATCTGCTTCATGGAGCGCGCCCAGCGCCGCATCCTGATCCAGTATCCCAAGCGCCAGACCGCGCGCGGCGTCCAGGCCGAGCGCAGCCACCTGCCGCTGAAGCTGAACACCGCGGGCGTCATCCCGCCGATCTTCGCCTCGTCGCTGCTGCTGCTGCCGCTGACGATCACGCAGTTCGCCGGTCAGCGCGTGGCGGGCGAGAGCACCTTCGGCGACTTCGTCATCACGCTGAACCAGTATCTGACGCATGGGTCGCCGGTGTACATGGCGCTGTACGGCGCAGGCATCATCTTCTTCTCGTTCTTCTACACCGCGGTTGTCTTCAACCCGGAGGAGACGGCGGACAATCTGAAGCGTTACGGCGGATTCATTCCGGGCATCCGTCCGGGCAAGAATACCGAGACGTATTTCGATTATGTCCTGACCCGCATCACCGTCATCGGTGCTGCCTATCTGACGGTCATCTGCCTGCTGCCGGAATATCTGGTGTCGGCGCTCAGCATTCCGTTCTACCTCGGCGGCACGTCGCTGCTGATCGTCGTCAACGTGACGATGGACACGGTCACGCAGATCCAGTCGCATCTGCTGGCACATCAGTATGGCGACCTGATCAAGAAGGCCAAGCTCAAGGGCGGCCGCCTCCGCTAA
- the rplR gene encoding 50S ribosomal protein L18: MTKGLSLFEKRRRRNRTALRARAGTRPRLSVHRSGKHIYAQVIDDAEGKTLAAASTLGKDNAGKSGATIDAAKAVGQRVAEAAKAAGVTQVVFDRGGFLFHGRVKALAEAARESGLEF, from the coding sequence ATGACCAAGGGTCTCTCCCTCTTCGAGAAGCGGCGTCGCCGCAACCGCACCGCGCTGCGCGCCCGTGCGGGTACTCGCCCCCGTCTGAGCGTGCATCGCTCGGGCAAGCACATCTACGCGCAGGTCATCGACGATGCCGAGGGCAAGACCCTCGCCGCTGCGTCGACGCTGGGCAAGGACAACGCCGGCAAGTCCGGTGCGACGATCGACGCCGCGAAGGCCGTTGGTCAGCGCGTGGCCGAGGCGGCGAAGGCCGCGGGCGTCACCCAGGTCGTGTTCGACCGCGGTGGCTTCCTGTTCCACGGTCGCGTGAAGGCGCTGGCGGAAGCGGCGCGTGAAAGCGGATTGGAGTTCTAA
- a CDS encoding DNA-directed RNA polymerase subunit alpha: protein MSVNPKNWQELKKPNGLEKKGGDGKRKSTFIAEPLERGFGLTLGNALRRVLLSSLQGAAVTSIKIENVLHEFSSLAGVREDVTDIVLNVKQIALKMQGEGPKRLQLSATGPGEVKAGDIAVSGDIEVMNPDLVICHLDDGATLNMELTADTGKGYVPAANNRPADAPIGLIPVDALYSPVRQVSYKVDPTRVGQDLDYDKLTLTVETDGTVTPEDAVAYAGRILQDQLALFVHFDDSSVTRSAPIGVAVPSAQPEAAGDTATINRFLLKKVDELELSVRSANCLKNDNIIYIGDLVQKTEAEMLRTPNFGRKSLNEIKEVLSSMGLRLGMEIPGWPPENIEEMAKKLEQEILG, encoded by the coding sequence GTGTCCGTCAATCCCAAGAACTGGCAGGAACTCAAGAAGCCCAATGGCCTCGAGAAGAAGGGCGGCGACGGCAAGCGCAAGTCGACCTTCATCGCCGAGCCGCTGGAGCGTGGCTTCGGCCTGACGCTCGGCAACGCGCTGCGTCGCGTTCTGCTGTCGAGCCTTCAGGGCGCCGCCGTCACCTCGATCAAGATCGAGAACGTGCTGCACGAGTTCTCGTCGCTGGCCGGCGTCCGTGAAGACGTGACGGACATCGTGCTGAACGTGAAGCAGATCGCGCTGAAGATGCAGGGCGAGGGGCCGAAGCGCCTCCAGCTTTCGGCCACCGGTCCGGGCGAAGTGAAGGCAGGCGACATCGCGGTGTCGGGCGATATCGAGGTGATGAACCCCGATCTGGTCATCTGCCATCTCGACGACGGCGCGACGCTGAACATGGAACTGACCGCCGATACCGGCAAGGGCTATGTTCCGGCCGCGAACAACCGTCCGGCCGATGCGCCGATCGGTCTGATCCCGGTCGATGCGCTGTATTCGCCGGTCCGTCAGGTGTCGTACAAGGTCGATCCGACCCGCGTCGGCCAGGACCTCGATTACGACAAGCTGACGCTGACCGTCGAAACCGATGGCACGGTGACCCCGGAAGACGCGGTGGCCTATGCCGGCCGCATCCTTCAGGACCAGCTGGCGCTGTTCGTCCACTTCGACGATTCGAGCGTCACGCGCTCGGCGCCGATCGGCGTGGCCGTGCCTTCGGCCCAGCCGGAAGCTGCCGGCGACACCGCGACGATCAATCGCTTCCTGCTGAAGAAGGTCGACGAGCTCGAACTGTCGGTCCGCTCGGCCAACTGCCTCAAGAACGACAACATCATCTACATCGGCGATCTGGTCCAGAAGACCGAAGCCGAGATGCTGCGCACGCCGAACTTCGGCCGCAAGTCGCTCAACGAGATCAAGGAAGTGCTCTCCTCGATGGGGCTGCGCCTGGGCATGGAAATCCCGGGTTGGCCGCCTGAGAACATCGAAGAGATGGCCAAGAAGCTCGAGCAGGAGATCCTCGGCTGA